From the genome of Methylomonas sp. UP202, one region includes:
- a CDS encoding amino acid permease: MPIPAQLTRRKSVDALTCVEHGLKQTLTAKDLTLLGIGAVIGAGIFVLTGIAAAKYAGPAIVVSFILAGIACGLAAMCYSELAAMIPVSGSAYSYAYATMGELMAWIIGWDLVLEYALASSTVAIGWAGYLTSFLDALGLHLPTYLTTAYLANPEAGFINLPAVSVILLLTGLLVTGIRQSAIFNFVMVLIKLSVIVVFIIAGSGHIQTQNWADFTPFGFGGVLTGAGVIFFAYIGFDAVSTAAQEAINPQRDVPIGIIGSLAVCTLLYILVAGVLTGIIPYTELNVPAPIALAVDHVGMSWLSPIIKIAAIAGLTSVMLVLLMGQSRIFFSMAKDQLLPPLFAQVHPNFQTPYLSTILVGIAVSLLAGFMPIEKLGELVSIGTLFAFVLVCGGVWILRNSHPEMERHFKCPAVPYVPIAGILVCLSLMAGLPVDTWIRLVVWLLIGFLIYFGYGIKHSQLRR, translated from the coding sequence ATGCCAATTCCCGCGCAACTCACCCGGCGTAAATCCGTCGACGCCCTGACCTGCGTCGAGCATGGACTGAAGCAGACCCTGACCGCAAAGGACTTGACGCTGCTCGGCATCGGCGCGGTGATCGGTGCCGGGATTTTCGTGTTGACCGGCATCGCCGCCGCCAAATACGCCGGCCCGGCCATCGTGGTGTCCTTCATCCTGGCAGGCATCGCTTGCGGGCTGGCGGCGATGTGTTACAGCGAACTGGCGGCGATGATTCCGGTCTCGGGCAGCGCCTACAGCTATGCCTACGCGACGATGGGCGAATTGATGGCCTGGATCATCGGCTGGGATTTGGTGCTGGAATATGCGTTGGCCAGCAGCACGGTGGCGATAGGCTGGGCCGGATATCTAACCAGTTTTCTGGATGCGCTGGGGCTGCATCTACCCACTTATCTGACCACGGCCTACTTGGCTAATCCCGAGGCCGGTTTCATTAACTTGCCAGCAGTCTCCGTGATCTTGCTACTGACCGGGCTGCTGGTCACCGGTATCCGCCAATCGGCGATCTTCAACTTCGTGATGGTGTTGATCAAGCTTTCGGTGATCGTGGTATTCATCATTGCCGGTTCCGGACATATTCAAACTCAGAACTGGGCCGACTTCACGCCGTTCGGTTTCGGCGGCGTACTAACCGGCGCCGGCGTGATTTTCTTCGCCTACATCGGCTTCGACGCGGTATCCACCGCCGCCCAGGAAGCCATCAACCCGCAGCGCGACGTGCCGATCGGCATCATCGGCTCGTTGGCGGTCTGTACCTTGCTTTATATTTTGGTGGCCGGGGTGTTGACCGGCATCATTCCGTACACCGAGCTGAACGTGCCGGCGCCGATTGCGCTGGCGGTCGACCATGTCGGCATGAGCTGGTTGTCGCCGATTATTAAAATCGCCGCCATCGCCGGGCTGACTTCGGTGATGCTGGTGTTACTGATGGGGCAAAGCCGAATCTTCTTCTCGATGGCCAAGGATCAACTACTACCTCCGCTGTTCGCCCAAGTACACCCTAATTTTCAAACCCCGTATTTATCGACGATTCTGGTCGGCATCGCGGTCTCCTTGCTGGCCGGCTTCATGCCGATCGAGAAACTCGGCGAATTGGTCAGTATCGGCACGCTGTTCGCGTTCGTGCTGGTGTGCGGCGGAGTCTGGATTTTGCGGAACAGTCATCCGGAAATGGAACGTCATTTTAAATGCCCGGCGGTACCGTACGTGCCGATTGCCGGTATTTTGGTGTGCTTGAGTTTGATGGCAGGCCTGCCGGTCGACACTTGGATCAGGTTGGTGGTGTGGTTGCTGATCGGGTTTTTAATTTATTTCGGTTACGGCATAAAACACAGCCAATTACGCCGCTAG
- the lpxC gene encoding UDP-3-O-acyl-N-acetylglucosamine deacetylase: MIKQRTLKNTIRATGVGLHTGDKVYLTLHPSDPDTGIRFRRVDLDQPVTISARPENVGETKLSTTLVRDGVKVSTVEHLLSALAGLGIDNAIIDVSAAEVPIMDGSAGPFVFLLQSAGVVEQDVPKQYIRIKRAIRVEEGDKWAAFEPFEGFKVTFTIDFEHPAFSEHLKTAVMDFSSTTFVKEVSRARTFGFMKDIEFLRENNLALGGSLDNAIVVDDDKVLNEDGLRYADEFVKHKILDAIGDLYLLGHSLIGEYQGFKSGHALNNKLLLSLLNDRDAWEMVTFDSVEEAPISFMHSAQPSARAAG; the protein is encoded by the coding sequence ATGATTAAACAGCGTACCTTAAAAAACACCATCCGGGCCACCGGCGTGGGTTTGCACACCGGCGACAAGGTCTATCTGACTCTGCATCCTTCCGATCCGGACACCGGCATCCGCTTCCGCCGGGTCGATCTGGACCAACCGGTGACAATTTCCGCCCGCCCGGAGAATGTCGGCGAAACCAAATTGTCGACGACGCTGGTACGCGACGGCGTTAAAGTATCCACGGTCGAGCACCTGCTGTCCGCCCTGGCCGGTCTGGGCATCGATAACGCGATCATCGACGTCAGCGCCGCCGAAGTACCGATCATGGACGGCAGCGCCGGTCCCTTCGTGTTTTTGTTGCAATCCGCCGGCGTGGTCGAACAGGACGTGCCCAAGCAATACATTCGCATCAAGCGGGCGATTCGGGTCGAGGAAGGCGATAAATGGGCGGCCTTCGAACCCTTCGAAGGCTTCAAGGTGACATTCACGATCGATTTCGAGCACCCGGCGTTTTCCGAACACTTGAAAACGGCGGTGATGGATTTTTCTTCGACCACCTTCGTCAAGGAAGTCAGCCGCGCCCGTACCTTCGGCTTCATGAAGGACATCGAATTTCTGCGCGAAAACAATCTGGCGCTGGGCGGCAGTCTGGATAACGCCATCGTCGTCGACGACGATAAAGTGTTGAACGAAGACGGTCTGCGCTATGCCGACGAATTCGTCAAACACAAAATCCTCGATGCGATCGGCGACCTGTATTTGCTCGGTCACAGCCTGATTGGCGAATACCAAGGCTTCAAGTCCGGTCATGCCTTAAATAATAAATTGTTGTTGAGCCTGCTCAACGACCGAGATGCTTGGGAAATGGTGACTTTCGACAGCGTCGAGGAAGCGCCGATTTCGTTCATGCACTCCGCTCAGCCATCCGCCCGCGCGGCCGGCTAA
- a CDS encoding DciA family protein, with translation MKKPAPAFKAIHEYDIGPLAMCLARLGEQQALLAKVRAVLPEALAGHVLHTVLSGNRLLLYVDSAAWASQIRFFRDAILALGLQAGRQSVNDVQLRILQAEAVERVRRANLPTPETAERIAAENGAEGDELAAALNRLGATLRRRLRER, from the coding sequence ATGAAGAAACCCGCACCCGCGTTTAAAGCGATTCACGAATACGACATCGGCCCGTTGGCGATGTGCCTTGCCCGGCTCGGCGAGCAGCAGGCTTTGTTGGCTAAAGTCAGGGCGGTATTGCCGGAAGCCTTGGCAGGGCATGTCCTTCATACCGTGCTGTCCGGTAACCGCTTGTTGCTGTACGTGGATAGCGCGGCCTGGGCATCGCAAATTCGGTTTTTTCGGGACGCGATACTGGCGCTGGGTCTGCAAGCCGGTCGGCAATCGGTCAACGACGTGCAACTCAGGATACTGCAAGCCGAGGCGGTTGAGCGCGTGCGGCGAGCTAACTTGCCGACGCCGGAAACGGCGGAACGGATTGCCGCGGAAAACGGAGCGGAAGGGGACGAGCTGGCGGCGGCGTTAAACCGCCTGGGAGCGACCTTGCGGCGGCGGTTGCGCGAGCGCTGA
- a CDS encoding D-alanine--D-alanine ligase, whose protein sequence is MKPLQIKNPSEFGKVAVLLGGTAAEREVSLNSGNAVYQALKAGGVDAVAIDVTASPIDALAGQRFDRVFNVIHGRGGEDGVLQAVLEALGLPYTGSGVLASALAMDKLRTKLCWQGAGLPTPRWFLLTGDQDLDTCINALGFPVIVKPAQEGSSIGMSKAHNREELAAALKLASQYRCDVYAEQWIQGQEYTIGMLNGEALPAIRLETPHTFYDFDAKYRANTTQYHCPCGLDNEREKELQALALKACQTVSVSGWGRVDAFIDDSGRLQLIEVNTVPGMTDHSLVPMAAKAVGIDFQELVWRILETSMVASGDQA, encoded by the coding sequence ATGAAACCCTTGCAAATCAAAAATCCGAGCGAATTCGGCAAGGTCGCGGTGTTGCTGGGCGGCACCGCCGCCGAGCGGGAAGTGTCGCTGAACAGCGGTAATGCGGTTTACCAGGCGTTGAAAGCCGGCGGCGTCGACGCCGTGGCGATCGATGTCACCGCCAGCCCGATCGACGCGTTGGCGGGTCAGCGCTTCGACCGAGTTTTTAACGTGATCCACGGCCGCGGGGGCGAGGACGGCGTGTTGCAAGCGGTGCTGGAAGCATTGGGATTGCCGTATACCGGTTCCGGCGTGCTGGCCTCGGCGTTGGCGATGGACAAACTGCGCACCAAATTGTGCTGGCAAGGCGCCGGTCTACCCACGCCGCGCTGGTTTTTGCTGACCGGCGACCAGGACCTCGACACCTGCATCAATGCGCTGGGTTTTCCGGTCATCGTCAAACCGGCCCAGGAAGGCTCCAGCATCGGCATGAGCAAGGCCCACAATCGTGAAGAACTGGCTGCCGCGCTGAAACTGGCCAGCCAATACCGCTGCGATGTGTACGCCGAACAATGGATACAAGGCCAGGAATACACGATAGGCATGCTAAACGGCGAGGCGCTGCCGGCGATCCGTCTGGAAACGCCGCACACTTTTTACGATTTCGACGCCAAATACCGCGCCAACACCACTCAATATCACTGCCCTTGCGGCTTGGACAATGAACGGGAAAAAGAACTGCAAGCCCTGGCATTGAAAGCCTGTCAGACCGTCAGCGTCAGCGGCTGGGGCCGGGTCGATGCCTTCATCGACGACAGCGGCCGGCTGCAATTGATCGAAGTCAATACCGTGCCGGGCATGACCGACCACAGCTTGGTACCGATGGCGGCCAAGGCGGTGGGCATCGATTTCCAAGAACTGGTCTGGCGAATTTTGGAAACCAGTATGGTGGCGAGCGGTGATCAGGCTTAG
- a CDS encoding cell division protein FtsQ/DivIB, which translates to MIRLRTLLLAALLCGGGWWGWQKVSTGMLRNQPIRYVKIEGAFQYTDKERLKQVLAPQMKLGYYHADMQAVHQAIKDLPLVDKVDVKRVWPDAVHIKIVEHKPVVRWGSNALLNKQGDVLTPDNIEPFRHLPLITGPSGQEKKLLEIMKGVYIVLKDKSLQLAEFHVNERRAWRLKLASGLEMQLGRKAPLENMQRFLKTMDLLGAEQVAMMASVDTRYPNGYAVTWKPEVAAIDWKAIVEKNKNLI; encoded by the coding sequence GTGATCAGGCTTAGGACTTTATTGCTCGCGGCCTTGCTGTGCGGCGGCGGTTGGTGGGGCTGGCAAAAAGTCAGTACCGGCATGCTGCGCAACCAGCCGATCCGCTACGTGAAGATCGAGGGCGCCTTTCAATATACCGATAAGGAGCGCCTGAAACAGGTGTTGGCGCCGCAAATGAAGCTGGGTTATTACCATGCCGATATGCAGGCGGTGCATCAGGCCATTAAGGATTTGCCGCTGGTGGACAAGGTGGACGTCAAGCGGGTCTGGCCGGACGCGGTGCATATCAAAATCGTCGAGCACAAGCCGGTGGTTCGCTGGGGAAGCAATGCTTTGCTGAACAAGCAGGGCGATGTGCTGACCCCGGACAATATCGAACCGTTTCGGCATCTGCCTTTGATTACCGGTCCGTCCGGTCAAGAGAAGAAACTGCTGGAAATCATGAAGGGCGTTTATATCGTCTTGAAGGATAAATCGTTGCAGCTGGCGGAGTTTCACGTCAACGAGCGGCGCGCCTGGCGGCTCAAGTTGGCCAGCGGCTTGGAAATGCAGTTGGGCCGCAAGGCGCCGCTGGAAAACATGCAACGCTTTTTAAAAACGATGGATTTGTTGGGCGCCGAGCAAGTGGCCATGATGGCCAGCGTCGATACCCGCTATCCGAACGGATACGCGGTGACCTGGAAACCGGAAGTGGCTGCCATCGATTGGAAAGCCATTGTGGAAAAGAATAAGAACTTGATTTAA
- the ftsZ gene encoding cell division protein FtsZ, whose translation MKYELLDSSGTAVIKVIGVGGGGGNAVNHMVETGIDGVQFICANTDAQALRQMSVDTIVQLGVELTKGLGAGTRPEVGRAAAEETRERIREVMDGADMVFLTAGMGGGTGTGAISVFAEVAKELGVLTVAVVSKPFDFEGTKKKAVAESGLRDLEKLVDSLIIIPNQKLLPTLGNNRSLVDSFRVANDVLLDAVQGITELITHPGLMNVDFADVRTVMSNMGSAIMGTGVASGENRARLAAEKAIACPLLEDINLQGARGILVNVTSNGDLGLNEFDEIGSIMHAFASDDADIKIGMAVNPAMGTEVKVTVVATGMGEKVKAAAPISLVKKVAAGEVDYGQLEKPTVIRQQKQESVRESRFGAQPRNDVDLDYLDVPAFLRRQAD comes from the coding sequence ATGAAATATGAATTATTGGACAGTAGCGGCACGGCGGTTATCAAAGTCATCGGCGTCGGCGGCGGCGGCGGCAACGCCGTCAATCACATGGTGGAAACCGGCATCGACGGCGTGCAATTCATTTGCGCGAATACCGATGCCCAAGCCCTGAGACAAATGAGCGTGGATACCATCGTGCAACTCGGCGTGGAACTGACCAAGGGTCTGGGCGCCGGCACCCGGCCGGAAGTCGGCCGCGCCGCCGCCGAGGAAACCCGCGAGCGTATTCGCGAAGTCATGGACGGCGCCGACATGGTGTTCTTGACCGCCGGCATGGGCGGCGGCACCGGCACCGGCGCGATCTCGGTCTTCGCCGAAGTCGCCAAGGAACTGGGCGTGTTGACCGTGGCGGTGGTCTCCAAACCCTTCGACTTCGAAGGCACCAAAAAGAAAGCGGTTGCCGAGTCCGGCTTGCGCGACCTGGAAAAACTGGTCGATTCGTTGATCATTATCCCTAACCAAAAACTGCTGCCGACACTGGGCAATAACCGTTCGCTGGTCGATTCGTTCCGGGTCGCCAACGACGTGCTGCTGGACGCGGTACAAGGCATCACCGAGCTGATCACCCATCCGGGTCTGATGAACGTGGACTTCGCCGACGTCCGCACCGTAATGTCCAACATGGGTAGCGCGATCATGGGTACCGGCGTCGCCAGCGGCGAAAACCGTGCCCGTCTGGCCGCCGAAAAAGCCATCGCCTGCCCGCTCTTGGAAGACATCAACCTGCAAGGCGCGCGCGGCATTCTGGTTAACGTCACGTCCAACGGCGATCTGGGCTTGAACGAGTTCGACGAAATCGGCAGCATCATGCATGCCTTCGCGTCCGACGATGCCGACATCAAAATCGGCATGGCGGTCAATCCGGCCATGGGTACCGAAGTTAAGGTCACCGTCGTCGCCACCGGGATGGGCGAAAAAGTCAAGGCGGCCGCGCCGATCAGTCTGGTCAAGAAAGTGGCGGCCGGCGAAGTCGATTACGGTCAATTGGAAAAACCGACCGTGATCCGCCAACAAAAACAGGAATCGGTCCGCGAATCGCGATTCGGCGCTCAACCGCGCAACGATGTCGATCTGGATTACTTGGACGTGCCGGCCTTTTTGAGACGCCAGGCCGACTAA
- the murB gene encoding UDP-N-acetylmuramate dehydrogenase encodes MMATATWKGTLLTDEPLAKYTSWRVGGPAERLYVPENKADLIAFIAELPVEEPLYWLGLGSNLLVRDGGVKGTVVHTRNRLKDLYLLDSERVYVEAGVPCAHVARFCSDLGLVGAEFLAGIPGTMGGALRMNAGAFGGETWRIVDKVETINRAGAVALRNHGEFEVAYRSVQGLRDEWFLSAQLLLRKGDSEASQQHIKSLLEKRNASQPTNKPTCGSVFKNPPGDYAARLIEACGLKGYAVGGAVVSEKHANFIENSGKASSADIETLIELIQNRVQAQFGVALETEVCRIGEKQ; translated from the coding sequence ATGATGGCTACCGCGACCTGGAAAGGCACTTTGCTGACCGACGAGCCGCTGGCCAAGTACACCAGTTGGCGGGTCGGCGGCCCTGCCGAGCGCCTGTATGTACCAGAAAACAAAGCCGACCTGATCGCGTTCATCGCCGAGTTGCCGGTCGAAGAACCCTTGTATTGGTTGGGGCTGGGCAGCAATCTTTTGGTGCGCGACGGCGGTGTCAAAGGCACGGTGGTCCACACCCGGAATCGATTGAAAGACCTGTATTTGCTCGATTCCGAACGCGTCTACGTCGAAGCCGGCGTGCCCTGTGCCCACGTCGCCCGGTTTTGCAGCGATCTGGGGCTGGTCGGCGCCGAGTTTTTGGCCGGGATTCCCGGCACGATGGGCGGTGCATTGCGGATGAACGCCGGTGCCTTCGGCGGCGAAACCTGGCGTATCGTCGATAAAGTGGAAACGATCAACCGCGCCGGCGCCGTCGCGTTGCGCAATCACGGCGAATTCGAAGTGGCCTACCGCTCGGTGCAAGGCCTGAGAGACGAATGGTTTTTATCGGCCCAATTGCTGTTGCGTAAGGGCGATAGCGAAGCCAGTCAGCAACACATCAAGAGTTTGCTGGAAAAACGCAACGCCAGCCAGCCGACCAACAAGCCCACCTGCGGCTCGGTGTTCAAAAACCCGCCCGGCGATTACGCGGCGCGGCTGATCGAAGCCTGCGGCCTGAAAGGCTACGCGGTCGGCGGCGCGGTGGTCTCGGAGAAGCACGCCAATTTTATCGAAAACAGCGGCAAGGCCAGTTCGGCGGACATAGAAACGCTGATCGAACTGATCCAAAACCGGGTACAGGCGCAATTCGGCGTTGCGCTGGAAACCGAAGTTTGCCGGATAGGTGAGAAACAATGA
- the ftsA gene encoding cell division protein FtsA, which translates to MAKKTDRNILVGLDIGTSKVAAIVGEYRGGDEIEIIGIGTAPSKGLKKGIVVNLESTVHSIQRAVEEAELMAGCQIKSVFAGIAGSHIKSLNSHGIVAIKEKEVTQHDIDRVIDSARAVAIPADQKILHILPQEFVIDQQEGIKEPIGMSGIRLEAKVHMVTSSVSAEQNIVKCIRKCGLDVDDIVLEQLASCSAVLTDDEKDLGVCLIDIGGGTTDLAIFSEGAIKHTAVIPIAGDQVTNDIAVALRTPTKNAEDIKRQFACALTQLADPQQTIDVPSIGDREPRKISAQNLAEIVEPRYEELMLLVQAELRRSGYEDLIAAGMVITGGSSQVKGLTELAEEIFHMPVRMGVPLHVSGLTDVAENPIYSTAVGLLLYGKDHHGRALGLNEEGLDLFSKIKSWFQGNF; encoded by the coding sequence ATGGCCAAAAAGACAGATCGAAATATTTTAGTGGGGCTGGACATCGGCACGTCCAAGGTCGCGGCCATCGTCGGCGAGTACCGGGGCGGCGATGAAATCGAAATCATCGGCATCGGCACGGCACCGTCCAAGGGCCTTAAAAAAGGCATCGTCGTCAATCTGGAATCGACCGTGCACTCGATCCAGCGCGCGGTGGAGGAAGCCGAGCTGATGGCCGGCTGCCAAATCAAATCGGTGTTCGCCGGGATTGCTGGCAGCCATATCAAAAGTCTGAATTCGCACGGCATCGTCGCAATCAAGGAAAAGGAAGTCACCCAGCACGACATCGACCGGGTGATCGATTCGGCCCGGGCGGTGGCGATTCCTGCCGATCAGAAAATCCTGCACATCCTGCCGCAGGAGTTTGTGATCGACCAGCAGGAAGGCATCAAGGAGCCGATCGGCATGTCCGGCATCCGTTTGGAAGCCAAGGTACATATGGTGACCAGCAGCGTCAGCGCCGAACAAAACATCGTCAAATGCATCCGCAAGTGCGGTTTGGACGTCGACGACATCGTGCTGGAACAACTGGCCTCGTGCTCGGCGGTACTGACCGACGACGAAAAGGATTTGGGCGTGTGTTTGATCGACATCGGCGGCGGCACCACCGACCTGGCGATTTTTTCGGAAGGCGCGATCAAGCACACCGCTGTGATCCCGATCGCCGGCGACCAGGTCACCAACGACATTGCGGTCGCACTACGTACGCCGACCAAGAACGCCGAGGACATCAAGCGCCAGTTCGCCTGCGCGCTGACCCAACTGGCCGATCCGCAACAAACGATAGACGTGCCGAGCATCGGCGACCGCGAGCCGCGCAAGATCTCGGCGCAAAATCTGGCCGAGATCGTCGAGCCGCGCTACGAGGAATTGATGCTGTTGGTGCAGGCCGAACTGCGCCGCAGCGGTTACGAAGATTTGATCGCCGCCGGCATGGTCATCACCGGCGGCAGTTCGCAAGTGAAGGGTTTGACGGAGTTGGCGGAGGAGATATTCCACATGCCGGTCCGCATGGGTGTTCCGCTGCACGTGTCGGGATTGACCGATGTGGCGGAAAACCCGATTTATTCGACCGCGGTAGGCTTGCTGCTATACGGCAAGGACCATCATGGCCGGGCGTTGGGGTTGAACGAAGAAGGTCTGGATTTGTTTTCGAAAATCAAAAGCTGGTTTCAAGGTAATTTTTAA
- a CDS encoding pentapeptide repeat-containing protein has protein sequence MKSAVRFLLAVCVALATTQPAAAADLTRAEVQQLLAKADQQHPADLRRKDLKGVDLSHLDFRHADLWGADLRRADFNHSNLAGLTLDLTVMTGINLNGANLSRTSIFGVSLMHADLRGADLSGSRVVAIMDGANLSGANISGADWAADMKNQSMGLMRASLKGANLSGANLSQAKLGRAMLKHAKLMQANLRGADLYSADMDGADLSGADLTDANFSATKLHDAIFTGAVTDGARFDGAQHKPDFQ, from the coding sequence ATGAAGTCCGCCGTCCGTTTTTTGCTGGCCGTCTGTGTGGCGCTGGCAACGACCCAGCCGGCCGCCGCCGCCGACCTGACCCGGGCCGAAGTTCAACAGCTGTTGGCCAAGGCCGACCAGCAACACCCCGCCGACTTACGCCGCAAGGATTTGAAGGGCGTCGATTTGTCCCATCTGGATTTTCGCCATGCCGACCTGTGGGGCGCCGATCTGCGCCGCGCCGATTTCAATCACAGCAATCTGGCCGGTTTGACGCTGGATTTGACCGTGATGACCGGTATTAACCTAAACGGCGCCAACCTGAGCCGTACCAGCATCTTCGGCGTCAGCCTGATGCATGCCGATCTGCGCGGCGCCGACCTGAGCGGTAGCCGGGTCGTCGCGATCATGGACGGCGCGAACTTGAGCGGCGCCAACATCAGCGGCGCCGATTGGGCCGCCGACATGAAAAACCAATCCATGGGTCTGATGCGCGCCAGCCTGAAAGGCGCCAACCTGAGCGGCGCCAATCTCAGCCAGGCCAAACTCGGCCGAGCCATGCTCAAGCACGCCAAACTGATGCAAGCCAATCTGCGCGGCGCCGATCTCTATTCGGCCGACATGGACGGCGCCGACCTGAGCGGCGCCGACCTGACCGATGCCAATTTTTCGGCGACCAAACTGCACGATGCCATTTTTACCGGCGCTGTCACCGATGGTGCCCGCTTCGACGGCGCCCAACATAAACCCGATTTCCAATAA
- a CDS encoding NAD(P)-dependent alcohol dehydrogenase, whose amino-acid sequence MLQSFGYAAFDPQSPLRPFAFQRREPGPSDVLIDIAYCGVCHSDLHQVRNEWQGTTFPIVPGHEIVGHVVNVGTEAGDFKPGDRVGVGCMVDSCGTCPDCLDHQEQFCNATVFTYNSPDPHTGAMTYGGYSNRIVVDRRFVLRVSDTLALAGVAPLLCAGITTYSPLRHWRVGAGHKVGIVGLGGLGHMGVKFAHAFGAETVLFTTTPEKAADAQRLGAHQVVVSKDPEAMRRHLGSFDFILDTVAAAHDLDAYLSLLKRDGTLCLVGVPERPHPSPNVGNLIFKRRSLVGSLIGGIRETQEMLDFCAEHRIVADIELIAMPDIDAAYRRMLNNDVKYRFVIDMATLPVQ is encoded by the coding sequence ATGTTGCAAAGTTTCGGCTACGCCGCCTTCGATCCCCAGTCGCCGTTGCGGCCGTTCGCCTTTCAACGCCGGGAACCGGGCCCTAGCGATGTGTTGATCGACATCGCCTACTGCGGCGTCTGCCACAGCGACTTGCACCAAGTGCGCAACGAGTGGCAAGGCACGACCTTCCCTATCGTACCCGGCCATGAGATCGTCGGCCATGTCGTCAACGTCGGAACCGAGGCCGGGGATTTTAAGCCCGGCGACCGGGTAGGCGTCGGCTGCATGGTGGACTCGTGCGGCACCTGTCCGGATTGCCTGGACCATCAAGAACAGTTTTGCAACGCGACCGTGTTTACCTATAACAGTCCGGACCCGCATACCGGCGCGATGACTTATGGCGGCTACTCGAATCGGATCGTGGTCGACCGGCGTTTTGTGTTGCGGGTGTCGGATACACTGGCGCTAGCCGGCGTTGCGCCACTGCTGTGCGCCGGCATCACCACCTATTCGCCGCTGCGGCATTGGCGAGTCGGAGCCGGCCACAAGGTCGGCATCGTCGGTTTAGGCGGGCTGGGGCATATGGGCGTTAAATTCGCGCACGCCTTCGGCGCCGAGACCGTGTTATTCACCACCACGCCGGAAAAGGCCGCCGACGCGCAACGTTTAGGCGCCCATCAGGTGGTTGTTTCCAAGGACCCGGAAGCGATGCGCCGACATCTCGGCAGCTTCGATTTCATTCTGGATACCGTCGCCGCCGCCCACGACCTGGATGCGTATCTGAGTCTATTAAAGCGTGACGGTACCTTGTGTCTGGTCGGCGTGCCGGAGCGCCCGCATCCGTCGCCCAACGTCGGCAACCTGATTTTCAAACGCCGTTCGCTGGTCGGTTCCTTGATCGGCGGCATCCGCGAAACCCAGGAAATGCTGGATTTTTGCGCCGAACACCGTATCGTCGCCGATATCGAATTGATCGCAATGCCTGATATCGACGCGGCTTATCGGCGCATGCTGAACAACGACGTAAAATATCGCTTCGTGATCGACATGGCGACGCTGCCCGTCCAATAA